The Sorangiineae bacterium MSr11367 genome window below encodes:
- a CDS encoding protein kinase — protein sequence MSVDKLELKTIFAGRFLVEDVAGTGGMAVVYRARDQKRGNAPVALKVLRRLGHVLRVHERFAREAFVLSRLQHPGIVSYIDHGITPQGDAFLVMEWLEGESLRQRLNRAGLSLVETVTLFRGIVDALSVAHRHGIVHRDLKPENIFLRGGRAERVSLLDFGVARLISSELTSSGLALGTPLYMAPEQARGETIGPSADVFALGCVMFQCLTGRVLFEGSHPTVVMAGILLNEAPALCSVRPSMPKDLEMLLARMLAKDPQQRPKDASALLEALNQLAPTSDEPAPDRASAPAVPLSNEQQLVSIILSLAPAPAEGKAFHPPLADALRSRFGARVEELVDGSMIATLAQTESMTATDQAVQAARCALFLREESPLQRIVLTTGRGIVGEHLPGGEVMDRASELVRRSQSSAPPSTGGIWVDDITAQLLDARFRTSRTESGVCLLRAERTTEENRLLLGKPTPCIGRHRELAQLQMLLAECCEDSVARLAVVLAPPGIGKSHLRREFVRHVQQDPARTVEVWLGRSDPTRAGAPYGLLWDALRRLIDVHDGGELTAQRSRLRERVRRHVPAGEAQFVTEFLGELCRIPFPSETSPKLRTARTQSGTMADQVSEAFVAFVRAESAAHPVLLVLEDLHWGDGLTVRLVDDMLRECSDRPVMVLALARPEVEAHHPKLWAERKREDLRLDGLTKKASTQLVTRVLGTRVSPDVVERIVEQAGGNALFLEELIRFVSQDTSGAMPDTVIAMLQARLQRLEPELRRMLRAASVYGATFWRAGLIPLLGEHDSGASIDHRLETLLDQELLVRNVTSRFVGDTQYSFRHVLLREAAHGTLTDSDRAAGHRAAAAFLESMGERDPGVLAEHFALGGDAARAAEYYARAATEAINYNELAAAGRLSERGLAGGATGTVLGALLTARGRVDFFAYDHPSARARLQEALSLLRPGTDDWWLAAGTLILVTTALLRWDEALHLGDELRTAPCEPEAASMRMRAMCSLVMKLVWSGQHAKIAPYLAHADAWIDSLEEPHGRAWWELAHVVDDLCSQPNPWAASMAGARAEALLEQAEFLRLLAFVRVFRGHALVHLGSFDAGEPKLRAAFEVARRKREPWLLSVAVPYLALALIEKGDPASIDEAWSILRAFLEGPGDPSMQGHAQSLLAEIHLGRGELEPAERLARRALDMISEFVVLRPHADAVLTHVLRHSGRHAEACTHADTAIAWVDGIGGCGTFEVRLRWAAFEAHAAAGSPEAPRILQAAVEHVHARADGIPDARVRERFLTEDPTNRRVFEEARKLLGI from the coding sequence CTCGTCGAGACGGTGACCCTGTTTCGCGGAATCGTCGATGCCCTTTCGGTCGCGCACCGCCACGGGATCGTGCACCGCGACCTCAAGCCCGAGAATATCTTTCTTCGAGGCGGACGGGCGGAGCGCGTGTCGCTCCTCGACTTCGGCGTGGCACGTCTGATTTCGTCCGAACTCACGTCGAGCGGACTGGCATTGGGGACGCCGCTGTACATGGCGCCGGAGCAGGCGCGCGGGGAAACGATCGGTCCGAGTGCGGACGTGTTCGCACTCGGGTGCGTGATGTTCCAATGCCTGACCGGGCGGGTGCTCTTCGAGGGATCGCATCCCACAGTCGTCATGGCGGGCATCTTGCTCAATGAGGCCCCGGCCTTGTGCTCGGTGCGGCCGTCGATGCCGAAGGACCTGGAAATGCTGCTCGCGCGGATGCTTGCCAAGGATCCGCAGCAGCGTCCCAAGGATGCGAGCGCGCTGCTCGAGGCGCTGAACCAGCTCGCGCCCACGTCGGACGAACCTGCGCCCGACCGTGCCTCCGCGCCGGCCGTCCCCTTGTCGAACGAGCAACAACTCGTGAGCATCATCTTGTCGCTCGCGCCCGCGCCCGCCGAGGGCAAGGCGTTTCACCCGCCCCTCGCCGATGCGCTGCGCAGCCGCTTCGGTGCGCGCGTCGAAGAGCTGGTGGACGGCTCGATGATTGCGACGCTCGCGCAGACGGAAAGCATGACGGCGACCGACCAAGCCGTGCAAGCGGCGCGGTGCGCCCTCTTTCTGCGCGAAGAGTCTCCGTTGCAGCGCATCGTCCTCACGACGGGACGGGGGATCGTGGGCGAGCATCTGCCGGGCGGCGAGGTCATGGACCGCGCGAGCGAGTTGGTCCGCCGCTCGCAATCGTCCGCACCGCCTTCCACGGGCGGCATCTGGGTCGACGACATCACGGCGCAACTGCTCGATGCGCGCTTTCGAACGAGCCGAACGGAATCGGGGGTTTGCCTGCTGCGGGCGGAGCGAACGACCGAGGAAAATCGGCTGCTGCTCGGAAAGCCGACGCCGTGCATCGGTCGCCATCGGGAGCTCGCGCAGCTGCAGATGCTCCTGGCGGAATGCTGCGAGGACTCCGTCGCCCGCCTCGCGGTGGTGCTGGCGCCGCCGGGGATCGGCAAATCGCACCTGCGCCGCGAATTCGTCCGGCACGTGCAGCAGGATCCGGCGAGGACCGTCGAGGTGTGGCTCGGACGAAGCGATCCGACGCGTGCGGGTGCGCCGTACGGCTTGCTCTGGGATGCCTTGCGAAGGCTCATCGATGTCCACGACGGCGGGGAGCTCACCGCGCAACGAAGCCGGCTCCGCGAGCGGGTGCGGCGCCACGTGCCTGCGGGCGAGGCGCAGTTCGTCACCGAGTTCCTCGGGGAGCTCTGTCGGATCCCCTTCCCGTCGGAGACCAGCCCGAAACTTCGAACCGCGCGCACCCAGTCGGGCACCATGGCCGATCAGGTGAGCGAGGCCTTCGTCGCCTTCGTGCGCGCGGAGTCGGCCGCACACCCGGTGCTGCTCGTGCTCGAGGACCTTCATTGGGGCGACGGCCTCACGGTGCGCCTCGTCGACGACATGCTGCGCGAGTGCAGCGATCGGCCCGTCATGGTGTTGGCCCTCGCGCGCCCCGAGGTCGAAGCGCACCATCCGAAGCTCTGGGCCGAACGCAAACGCGAGGATCTCCGGCTCGACGGGCTGACGAAAAAGGCGAGCACGCAGCTGGTCACCCGGGTCCTCGGCACACGGGTCTCCCCCGACGTCGTGGAGCGCATCGTCGAGCAGGCGGGTGGCAATGCGCTCTTTCTGGAGGAGCTGATTCGTTTCGTGTCGCAAGACACGTCGGGCGCCATGCCGGATACCGTGATTGCGATGTTGCAGGCCCGGCTCCAGCGGCTCGAGCCCGAACTGCGCCGGATGCTTCGCGCGGCCAGCGTGTACGGTGCGACGTTTTGGCGAGCCGGACTCATTCCGCTGCTCGGCGAGCACGATTCGGGGGCGAGCATCGACCACCGGCTCGAGACGCTGCTCGATCAGGAGCTCCTCGTGCGCAATGTCACCAGCCGGTTCGTCGGAGATACGCAATATTCGTTTCGGCACGTGCTGCTGCGGGAGGCCGCCCACGGCACACTGACCGACTCGGATCGCGCGGCGGGTCATCGCGCCGCCGCCGCCTTTCTCGAATCGATGGGCGAACGCGATCCCGGCGTTCTCGCGGAGCATTTCGCCCTCGGTGGCGACGCGGCGCGGGCGGCGGAGTACTACGCGCGGGCGGCGACCGAAGCCATCAACTACAACGAGCTGGCGGCTGCGGGGCGCCTCTCCGAGCGGGGACTCGCCGGCGGCGCGACGGGAACCGTGCTCGGAGCGCTCCTGACCGCGCGCGGACGTGTGGACTTCTTCGCCTACGATCATCCGAGCGCCCGCGCGCGCCTTCAAGAAGCGCTGTCGCTCCTCCGCCCTGGGACCGACGACTGGTGGCTCGCCGCCGGCACCTTGATCTTGGTGACGACCGCCCTCCTTCGTTGGGACGAAGCCCTGCACCTGGGCGACGAGTTGCGGACGGCGCCTTGCGAACCCGAGGCGGCGTCGATGCGCATGCGGGCCATGTGCTCGTTGGTCATGAAGCTGGTTTGGTCCGGACAACATGCGAAGATCGCGCCCTACCTCGCGCACGCGGATGCGTGGATCGATTCCCTCGAAGAGCCCCATGGGAGAGCCTGGTGGGAGCTCGCGCACGTGGTCGACGACTTGTGCTCTCAACCGAATCCCTGGGCGGCCTCGATGGCGGGCGCGCGCGCCGAAGCGCTGCTCGAGCAGGCGGAATTTCTGCGCCTTCTGGCGTTCGTGCGGGTCTTTCGAGGCCACGCCCTCGTTCATCTCGGCAGCTTCGACGCGGGCGAGCCGAAGCTGCGCGCCGCCTTCGAGGTGGCGCGCCGCAAACGCGAACCGTGGCTCCTCTCGGTGGCGGTGCCGTACCTCGCGCTGGCCCTCATCGAGAAAGGGGATCCCGCGTCGATCGACGAAGCTTGGAGCATCCTTCGCGCGTTCTTGGAAGGCCCGGGCGATCCCAGCATGCAGGGCCATGCCCAAAGCCTCTTGGCCGAGATTCACCTCGGGCGCGGCGAGCTCGAGCCCGCCGAACGGCTCGCGCGACGCGCGCTGGACATGATCTCGGAGTTCGTGGTGCTCCGGCCCCATGCCGATGCCGTGCTGACCCACGTCCTCCGGCACAGCGGTCGCCATGCCGAAGCCTGCACGCACGCCGATACCGCGATCGCCTGGGTCGATGGGATCGGCGGCTGCGGCACCTTCGAGGTGCGCCTTCGATGGGCCGCGTTCGAGGCGCACGCGGCCGCGGGCAGCCCAGAGGCCCCGCGCATTTTGCAGGCCGCCGTCGAACACGTGCACGCGCGTGCCGACGGGATCCCCGATGCGCGCGTTCGCGAGCGCTTCCTGACGGAGGATCCGACCAACCGACGCGTCTTCGAGGAAGCGCGAAAATTGCTAGGAATCTAA